In a genomic window of Temperatibacter marinus:
- a CDS encoding ABC transporter ATP-binding protein, producing the protein MTNYCIETEGLTKRFGKKSALKDLTLEIPYGGIHAIVGSNGAGKSTLFRTLLGVETPSAGRSTLLGESSLSLSPEVRGRVGYVNEEHTLPLWMRAKSVIAMQKSLYPEWNEEIFNQVISYFDVDPSQKVSGLSRGERAGLNLSMALAQRPEVLILDEPTLGLDVVARQSFLEAVMFTETHDKTTIIYCSHQMEEIERLAEQLIILEKGELKNNSSPDAFVERVQYWVFNHIDVTNQIKTLPGYLSHKAIDGQLHVMTADQGDEFGQILSELGAADVSRMPINLERAVNAFLTANHNKPDSAL; encoded by the coding sequence ATGACTAACTATTGTATAGAAACTGAAGGCTTGACCAAACGCTTTGGTAAAAAGTCAGCCTTAAAAGACTTAACACTTGAGATACCATACGGTGGAATTCATGCCATTGTGGGCAGTAATGGTGCAGGAAAATCGACTTTATTTAGAACGTTGCTGGGTGTTGAGACTCCCTCTGCGGGTCGTTCTACTCTTCTAGGAGAGAGTAGCCTTTCGCTTAGCCCAGAGGTGCGGGGCCGTGTTGGGTATGTGAACGAAGAACATACACTGCCTCTCTGGATGCGAGCAAAGTCTGTGATTGCTATGCAGAAAAGCTTGTATCCTGAATGGAATGAAGAAATTTTCAATCAAGTGATTTCTTATTTTGATGTGGATCCATCACAGAAAGTTTCTGGATTGTCCAGAGGGGAGCGTGCCGGACTTAATCTATCAATGGCGCTGGCACAGCGACCAGAAGTTTTAATTCTGGACGAGCCTACTCTTGGTCTGGATGTGGTTGCTCGTCAGTCCTTTCTAGAGGCTGTCATGTTTACCGAAACCCATGATAAGACCACCATTATTTATTGTTCCCACCAGATGGAAGAAATTGAACGTTTGGCGGAACAATTGATCATTCTAGAAAAAGGGGAGTTGAAAAATAACTCCTCGCCGGACGCTTTTGTAGAACGCGTTCAATATTGGGTCTTTAATCACATAGACGTTACAAATCAGATTAAAACCCTACCAGGGTATCTTTCGCATAAAGCAATTGACGGCCAACTTCATGTCATGACTGCTGATCAGGGAGACGAATTTGGACAAATTCTTTCTGAATTAGGCGCGGCTGATGTGAGTCGTATGCCTATAAATCTCGAGCGTGCCGTGAACGCTTTCCTAACAGCAAACCATAATAAGCCTGACAGCGCACTATAG
- a CDS encoding GntR family transcriptional regulator: MTQDAAIKIQIVTGDSRPIFKQIVDGLRLEISTGNLPVGSKLPSYRGLAIQLMINPNTVAKAYSELTSLGLVESRKGLGLFVAEPRQIFSEDEKDSRLERAIEGFINETIHLQINKDVILDKVKRKLDEIDDSKKKRQDND; encoded by the coding sequence ATGACGCAGGACGCTGCAATCAAAATTCAAATTGTTACAGGTGATAGTCGACCCATTTTCAAGCAGATCGTTGATGGCCTGAGACTGGAAATATCGACAGGAAATTTGCCTGTGGGCAGTAAATTACCAAGCTATCGTGGGTTAGCTATTCAATTGATGATCAATCCGAACACAGTTGCAAAAGCTTATTCAGAACTTACATCGCTTGGTTTGGTCGAAAGCCGCAAAGGCTTAGGCCTGTTTGTGGCCGAGCCACGACAGATTTTTAGCGAGGATGAGAAAGACAGCAGACTGGAGAGAGCCATTGAAGGATTTATCAATGAAACAATCCACTTGCAGATAAACAAAGATGTCATTCTAGATAAAGTAAAACGCAAACTAGATGAGATTGACGACAGCAAAAAGAAGAGACAAGACAATGACTAA